A stretch of Blautia liquoris DNA encodes these proteins:
- a CDS encoding ribonuclease J, which translates to MKKKSESKLKIIPLGGLEQIGMNITAFEYEDSIIVVDCGLAFPEDDMLGIDLVIPDVSYLKDNIDKVKGFVITHGHEDHIGALPYVLKEVNVPIYATRLTIALIENKLKEHNLLRSTKRKTIKYGQSINLGAFRIEFIKTNHSIQDAAALAIYSPAGTIIHTGDFKVDYTPVFGDTIDLQRFAEIGKKGVLALMCDSTNAERQGYTMSERTVGKTFDNIFSEHKNTRIIIATFASNVDRVQQIINSAYKFKRKVVVEGRSMVNVIGTASELGYIKIPENTLIDIDQMKNYPDNQMVMVTTGSQGESMAALSRMAADLHKKVTIKPGDTIIFSSNPIPGNEKAVSKVINELIAKGADVIFQDVHVSGHPCQEEIKLIYSLVKPKYAIPVHGELRHLTAQAKVAGTLGIPKDRIFILRSGDVLELDDKDAAVTGKVHTGAIMVDGLGVGDVGNIVLRDRQHLSEDGIMIVVLTLEKYSNQLLSGPDIVSRGFVYVREAGDLMGEARSVVEEALDNCLRHKISDWGKIKTEIREALSDFIWKKTKRRPMILPIIMEA; encoded by the coding sequence TTGAAGAAAAAAAGTGAAAGTAAATTAAAGATCATTCCTCTTGGCGGATTAGAGCAGATTGGAATGAACATCACTGCCTTCGAGTATGAAGACAGTATTATTGTAGTGGACTGCGGTCTGGCATTCCCCGAGGATGATATGCTGGGGATTGATCTTGTGATCCCGGACGTCAGTTACTTAAAGGACAATATAGATAAAGTAAAAGGGTTTGTGATAACCCATGGACATGAAGACCATATCGGTGCACTGCCTTATGTGTTAAAAGAGGTCAATGTCCCGATCTATGCGACAAGGCTTACGATAGCCTTAATTGAAAACAAATTAAAAGAACACAACCTTCTTCGCTCGACAAAGAGAAAAACAATAAAATACGGACAGTCTATTAATTTAGGCGCTTTTCGAATTGAATTTATTAAGACAAACCATAGTATACAAGATGCAGCAGCCCTGGCGATCTACTCACCGGCAGGAACAATTATTCACACAGGGGACTTTAAAGTAGATTATACTCCAGTATTTGGTGATACCATAGATCTGCAGCGTTTTGCGGAAATTGGGAAAAAAGGTGTCCTTGCACTCATGTGTGACAGTACCAATGCAGAACGACAAGGCTACACAATGTCGGAACGCACGGTTGGAAAGACCTTTGACAATATTTTTTCAGAACATAAGAATACTCGTATCATTATAGCTACATTTGCGTCTAATGTCGACCGTGTGCAGCAGATTATCAATTCTGCCTACAAGTTTAAGAGAAAAGTTGTTGTAGAAGGGCGCAGCATGGTAAACGTCATAGGAACTGCATCTGAGCTGGGGTATATCAAGATCCCGGAAAATACCCTGATTGATATCGATCAGATGAAGAACTATCCGGATAATCAGATGGTTATGGTTACAACGGGAAGCCAGGGGGAATCTATGGCAGCACTATCCCGTATGGCTGCTGATTTACACAAGAAAGTGACAATTAAACCGGGGGACACGATTATATTCAGCTCGAATCCAATTCCGGGTAATGAAAAAGCTGTATCCAAGGTTATCAATGAATTGATTGCCAAGGGCGCAGATGTTATATTCCAGGATGTGCATGTCTCAGGACATCCATGTCAGGAAGAGATTAAGCTTATCTATTCTCTGGTAAAACCGAAGTATGCAATCCCTGTACACGGGGAACTCCGTCATCTGACAGCACAGGCGAAGGTTGCAGGGACGCTCGGAATACCGAAGGATCGTATTTTTATTCTGAGATCAGGCGACGTACTCGAATTAGATGACAAAGATGCCGCTGTGACCGGAAAGGTACACACAGGAGCCATCATGGTAGATGGTCTTGGAGTTGGAGATGTTGGAAATATTGTTCTGCGTGATCGCCAGCATCTGTCAGAAGATGGAATCATGATTGTGGTTCTGACACTGGAAAAATACAGCAATCAGCTTCTGTCCGGACCCGATATTGTATCACGCGGATTCGTCTATGTCCGCGAAGCCGGAGATCTGATGGGCGAGGCGAGATCCGTGGTCGAAGAGGCTCTCGACAACTGTCTCAGACATAAAATCAGTGACTGGGGTAAGATTAAGACGGAGATCAGGGAAGCATTAAGCGATTTCATCTGGAAGAAGACAAAGAGAAGGCCGATGATTCTTCCGATCATTATGGAGGCTTAA
- a CDS encoding YlbF family regulator, producing the protein MSDEVTRQTEALASAIVNSEEYQTLQKYEEQLKEKPDLRRKIDHFRDKTYRFQQQEGIDPYEEVDKLDQEFVQLRSDTLANAYLEAELAFCRMMQNIQEALVKNLDIAIPDEV; encoded by the coding sequence ATGTCGGATGAGGTGACACGCCAAACTGAGGCGCTTGCCAGCGCGATTGTAAACAGTGAGGAATACCAGACATTACAAAAATATGAAGAACAGTTAAAAGAGAAGCCGGATCTTCGCAGGAAGATTGATCATTTCAGGGATAAAACTTATCGTTTCCAGCAGCAGGAGGGAATTGATCCCTATGAGGAAGTGGACAAACTTGATCAGGAGTTTGTCCAGCTTCGCAGTGATACACTGGCAAATGCATACCTGGAAGCTGAGCTTGCTTTTTGCAGAATGATGCAGAATATTCAGGAGGCTCTTGTGAAAAATCTGGATATCGCCATACCGGATGAGGTTTAG
- a CDS encoding O-methyltransferase: MIVDERMTTFINSMDTSNTPYLEKLEQEAKRSYVPIIRREMQSFLKVLLTIKKPRRILEVGTAIGFSALFMAEYGPKDCEITTIENYEKRIPIARRNFLEAKRSDQITLLTGDAKDVLKTLEGSYDMIFMDAAKGQYINFLPDVLRLMEEGSILVSDNVLQEGDIIESHYIVERRNRTIYKRMREYLYTLKHHDELVTAIIPLGDGITLSVKKQQ, from the coding sequence TTGATTGTTGATGAGCGAATGACGACATTCATCAATTCAATGGATACCTCGAACACGCCATATCTTGAGAAGCTGGAACAGGAGGCGAAAAGGTCTTATGTTCCGATTATCCGAAGAGAAATGCAAAGCTTTTTAAAGGTATTACTTACAATAAAGAAGCCAAGGAGAATCCTGGAGGTGGGAACCGCCATAGGATTCTCTGCTCTTTTTATGGCGGAATACGGACCAAAGGATTGTGAGATAACAACAATAGAAAATTATGAAAAGAGAATCCCTATTGCCAGAAGAAATTTCTTAGAGGCAAAAAGATCAGACCAGATTACTTTGCTTACAGGGGATGCGAAAGATGTGCTGAAGACTCTGGAAGGATCCTATGATATGATTTTTATGGATGCAGCGAAAGGACAGTATATCAATTTTCTGCCCGATGTTTTGAGACTGATGGAAGAGGGAAGTATACTTGTCTCGGATAACGTTCTGCAGGAAGGGGACATCATAGAATCTCACTATATTGTAGAGCGCAGGAATCGTACCATTTACAAACGCATGCGGGAATATCTCTATACACTGAAACATCACGATGAGCTTGTGACGGCGATTATACCGCTGGGAGACGGAATCACCTTAAGCGTCAAGAAACAACAGTAA
- a CDS encoding peptidase U32 family protein, which translates to MRKPELLVPASNLEVLKIAVIYGADAVYIGGEAFGLRANAKNFSMEDMREGIRFAHEHQVKVYVTANILAHNGDLDRVREYFEALKEIRPDALIISDPGVFQIAKEVCPEIERHISTQANNTNYGTFRFWYQQGAKRVVAARELSLSEIREMKREIPKDLEIEVFVHGAMCMSYSGRCLLSNYLTGRDANQGACTHPCRWKYSIVEETRPGEYMPVYENERGTYIFNSKDLCMVEHIPDLFDAKIDSYKIEGRMKNALYVATVARTYRKAIDDYLRDPAIYEKHMPWYQEQISHCTYRQFTTGFFYGKPGQESQIYDNNTYIQSYTYLGIVGQRDERGYYSIEQRNKFSVGEEIEIMKPDGSNVTATVNAIYNDDKEAMNSAPHPKQQLWIDLGHEMDSFDILRRKNMS; encoded by the coding sequence ATGAGAAAACCGGAGTTATTAGTGCCGGCAAGTAATCTTGAAGTGTTAAAAATAGCCGTGATATATGGTGCAGATGCGGTATATATCGGCGGAGAGGCATTTGGCCTGAGGGCAAATGCAAAGAACTTTTCGATGGAGGACATGAGAGAGGGTATACGTTTTGCTCATGAGCATCAGGTAAAAGTCTATGTGACGGCCAATATTCTTGCCCATAATGGAGATCTTGACAGAGTCAGAGAATATTTTGAAGCACTAAAAGAAATCAGGCCGGATGCATTGATCATCTCGGATCCGGGAGTCTTTCAGATCGCGAAAGAAGTCTGCCCCGAAATCGAGAGACATATAAGCACACAGGCAAACAATACCAATTATGGAACCTTTCGGTTCTGGTATCAGCAGGGCGCAAAGAGAGTAGTCGCTGCACGCGAACTCTCTCTTTCAGAGATCCGGGAAATGAAGAGAGAGATTCCAAAAGATCTTGAGATTGAGGTGTTTGTCCATGGAGCGATGTGTATGTCCTATTCAGGCAGATGCCTGCTCAGCAACTATCTGACCGGGCGAGATGCAAATCAGGGTGCCTGTACACATCCCTGTCGATGGAAATATTCTATTGTCGAAGAGACGAGACCAGGGGAATATATGCCGGTCTATGAGAATGAACGAGGCACTTATATCTTTAACTCGAAAGATCTTTGCATGGTTGAACATATACCAGATCTTTTTGATGCCAAAATTGACAGTTACAAGATTGAGGGCCGCATGAAGAATGCACTGTATGTCGCTACGGTTGCGCGTACCTACAGAAAGGCAATTGACGATTATCTTCGAGACCCTGCGATCTATGAGAAACATATGCCGTGGTATCAGGAGCAGATTTCGCACTGCACATATCGTCAGTTTACCACTGGGTTTTTCTATGGAAAACCAGGGCAGGAATCTCAGATTTACGATAACAACACTTACATTCAGTCTTACACGTACCTTGGAATTGTGGGCCAAAGAGATGAACGCGGGTATTATAGTATAGAGCAGAGAAACAAGTTTTCCGTTGGTGAAGAGATTGAGATTATGAAGCCGGATGGAAGCAATGTGACAGCGACAGTAAATGCCATCTATAATGATGACAAAGAGGCGATGAACTCGGCACCGCATCCAAAACAACAATTATGGATAGATTTGGGACACGAGATGGATTCTTTTGATATTCTTCGAAGAAAAAACATGTCTTAA
- the sigK gene encoding RNA polymerase sporulation sigma factor SigK, with protein MKTFQKPLCARDEKIYLKKFQNGDLSAKDVLIEHNMRLVAHVVKKYQGVAEDQEDLISIGTIGLIKAVDTFDYNKSSKLASYAVRCIDNEILMFLRSRKKLNKEVSLYESIGTDKEGNEIHLMDVIEGDAEDTEEQYLQKEDVRKLYELIEQILTEQEYKVICMRYGLYGTEGLTQRAIAAQMGISRSYVSRIEKNAVIKLRNHFK; from the coding sequence TTGAAAACTTTCCAAAAGCCCCTTTGCGCGCGTGATGAAAAGATATACCTGAAAAAATTTCAAAATGGAGACCTCAGTGCGAAAGATGTTCTGATTGAACATAATATGCGTCTGGTGGCTCATGTCGTCAAGAAGTATCAGGGGGTGGCGGAGGACCAGGAGGATCTCATCTCTATAGGTACGATTGGCCTGATTAAAGCGGTGGATACGTTTGATTACAATAAAAGCAGCAAACTGGCCAGTTATGCGGTTCGCTGTATAGATAATGAGATTCTGATGTTCCTTCGCTCCCGCAAAAAGTTAAATAAAGAGGTGTCTCTTTATGAATCCATAGGAACCGACAAGGAAGGGAACGAAATACATCTTATGGATGTGATTGAAGGGGATGCCGAAGATACGGAAGAGCAATATCTGCAAAAGGAGGATGTGAGAAAGCTCTATGAGCTGATCGAGCAGATATTGACAGAACAAGAATATAAGGTCATCTGTATGCGGTATGGGTTATATGGCACAGAAGGCCTTACTCAGCGCGCCATAGCAGCGCAGATGGGTATCAGCAGATCCTATGTATCAAGAATCGAAAAAAATGCAGTTATTAAGTTGAGAAACCATTTTAAATGA
- a CDS encoding YifB family Mg chelatase-like AAA ATPase gives MFCSVLSAAIYGIDAVKVQVEADVSDGMPQFVMVGSVSSRVKEGQDRVKTALRNAGVAFPPKRVTVNLVPADIRKDGSRFDLPVAVAFLKAVGRIPPKSLSDAMIIGEVRLNGAIQGVTGVLSTVLLARKEGLLRCVIPHDNIIEAKAVDGIKVIGVASLQQLIAYCIDETQTEEENIVLPVSERKDYDVDFQDLVGQEYVKRAALIAVCGFHNLLLRGGPGSGKTMLAKCLPTIMPQLTKEESLELSKIYSVAGLLPKDEPVIKRRPFRQPHHTISLQALAGGGRIPIPGEITLAHHGVLFLDEIAEIPKKTIEILRQPLEEHQIVISRIGGRFTFPADFMLVAAMNSCPCGYYPDTNRCTCSMSEIIRYRNKISLPLLDRMDLCVEVPSLRYEDLTGNDRRGQSSEKLRQIVCRTQQIQRERFKEKNYEQSNIIRLNSSLSSSDIERFCPLTPDAGKLLKQAFEIYGLTARGYHRIIKVARTIADMEESDMIRAEHVSEAICYRSLDKRALWKESETYDSKTL, from the coding sequence ATGTTTTGTAGTGTTTTGTCGGCTGCAATCTATGGGATTGATGCCGTAAAAGTACAGGTGGAGGCCGATGTAAGCGACGGGATGCCACAATTTGTTATGGTGGGTTCTGTGTCTTCAAGGGTAAAAGAGGGGCAGGATCGCGTAAAAACAGCTCTGCGGAATGCAGGTGTAGCCTTTCCGCCAAAGAGAGTGACGGTCAATCTTGTCCCTGCTGATATCAGGAAAGATGGATCAAGATTTGATCTGCCGGTAGCTGTGGCGTTTTTAAAGGCTGTCGGGAGGATTCCACCAAAATCACTTTCTGACGCCATGATCATCGGAGAAGTGCGCTTAAACGGTGCAATACAGGGTGTTACAGGGGTACTCTCAACCGTCCTTTTGGCCAGAAAAGAAGGCCTTTTAAGATGCGTGATACCGCATGACAATATAATAGAAGCAAAGGCAGTAGATGGGATCAAAGTGATTGGCGTCGCTTCCCTGCAGCAGCTGATTGCCTATTGTATTGATGAAACGCAGACGGAGGAGGAGAATATTGTTTTGCCAGTCAGTGAGAGGAAAGACTATGATGTGGATTTTCAAGATCTTGTCGGACAAGAATATGTAAAGAGAGCTGCTTTGATCGCTGTCTGCGGTTTTCATAATCTACTGCTGAGGGGAGGACCGGGAAGTGGCAAGACTATGCTGGCAAAGTGTCTTCCTACGATTATGCCGCAGCTGACAAAAGAGGAAAGTCTTGAACTTTCCAAGATTTACAGTGTGGCAGGATTACTCCCCAAAGATGAGCCGGTTATAAAGAGGCGGCCCTTTAGACAGCCGCATCATACGATATCGTTACAGGCATTGGCCGGCGGCGGGCGGATACCGATCCCGGGAGAGATCACTCTGGCTCATCATGGAGTCCTTTTTCTGGATGAGATTGCCGAGATACCAAAAAAGACGATTGAGATCTTAAGACAGCCTCTGGAGGAACATCAGATTGTGATATCAAGAATAGGAGGAAGATTTACATTCCCTGCTGATTTCATGTTGGTGGCGGCGATGAATTCCTGTCCCTGCGGTTATTATCCTGATACGAATCGGTGTACCTGCAGTATGTCTGAGATTATAAGATATAGAAATAAAATCAGTCTTCCACTGCTGGACCGAATGGATCTGTGTGTGGAAGTACCGTCTCTTCGGTATGAAGACCTCACGGGAAATGATAGGCGGGGTCAATCATCAGAAAAGCTTCGACAAATTGTATGCCGTACGCAGCAGATACAGCGTGAGAGATTTAAAGAAAAAAATTACGAACAATCTAATATCATACGATTAAACAGCAGTCTGTCTTCGTCGGACATAGAAAGATTCTGCCCGCTGACCCCAGATGCCGGGAAACTCCTGAAACAGGCTTTCGAGATTTATGGCCTTACGGCAAGGGGGTATCATCGGATTATAAAAGTTGCGAGGACGATTGCGGATATGGAGGAGAGTGATATGATTCGGGCAGAACACGTCAGTGAAGCGATCTGTTATAGAAGCCTTGATAAAAGAGCACTTTGGAAGGAAAGTGAAACGTATGACAGCAAAACATTATGA
- the dprA gene encoding DNA-processing protein DprA, with product MTAKHYEYIKIEDPRYPMRLKMIPKRPGGLYVKGELPGDDLPSVAIAGARACSSYGKQQAFEFAKVLAGQGVQIISGLAYGIDASAHEGALAAGGKTFAVLGCGVDICYPKENYPVYRRMIESGGVLSEFAPGSAPKPWHFPIRNRLISGLADAVLIAEAREKSGSLITADYALDQGKTVFALPGRVSDALSKGCNYLLYQGAQVAYEPGCILEELGIFAGKTDKKEKNFSKEEQEVYDHLEIWPKSLGKLVDETGLKMPVLSGILLSLQLQGTAVESYRNYWRKYGEF from the coding sequence ATGACAGCAAAACATTATGAATACATAAAGATAGAGGACCCTAGATATCCCATGCGCCTGAAGATGATTCCCAAAAGGCCGGGCGGCCTTTATGTAAAAGGTGAGCTTCCCGGAGATGATCTGCCCTCTGTTGCAATTGCCGGCGCCAGAGCATGCTCTTCTTATGGAAAACAACAGGCCTTCGAGTTTGCAAAAGTACTTGCAGGGCAGGGAGTTCAGATTATCAGTGGTCTGGCCTATGGTATAGATGCCAGCGCACATGAAGGGGCGCTGGCGGCAGGAGGAAAGACTTTCGCAGTTTTAGGATGTGGTGTGGATATCTGTTATCCAAAAGAAAACTATCCTGTATATAGAAGAATGATCGAAAGTGGAGGAGTTCTCTCTGAATTCGCCCCCGGATCAGCCCCGAAGCCATGGCACTTCCCAATCCGAAATCGCTTGATCAGCGGTCTGGCAGATGCAGTACTCATCGCAGAAGCAAGGGAAAAAAGCGGCTCCCTGATCACGGCCGACTACGCACTGGATCAGGGAAAGACGGTTTTTGCACTGCCGGGGAGAGTATCGGATGCCCTGAGCAAAGGGTGCAATTACCTGCTTTATCAAGGGGCGCAGGTCGCATATGAACCGGGCTGTATTTTAGAAGAGTTGGGAATTTTTGCGGGTAAAACTGACAAAAAAGAAAAAAACTTTTCAAAAGAAGAACAGGAAGTTTATGATCACCTTGAAATTTGGCCCAAAAGTCTGGGCAAACTTGTGGATGAGACAGGACTAAAAATGCCGGTTTTATCTGGAATTCTGCTGTCTTTGCAGCTTCAGGGTACTGCCGTGGAATCATACAGAAACTATTGGCGAAAATATGGAGAATTTTAG